Proteins encoded within one genomic window of Planctomycetota bacterium:
- a CDS encoding lmo0937 family membrane protein, with product MLYTIAIVLVLLWLLGLISLGPANVFIHALLVIAVVVILIRLISGRKPI from the coding sequence ATGCTCTACACGATCGCTATCGTTCTGGTTTTACTGTGGCTTTTGGGCTTGATTTCCCTTGGCCCTGCCAATGTTTTCATTCACGCCCTGCTCGTCATCGCCGTCGTCGTCATCCTGATCCGCCTCATCAGCGGCCGGAAGCCCATTTAG
- a CDS encoding VOC family protein: MSAASHFILYVADQERSTAFYAKVLGLKPRLHVPGMTEFELPGGGILGLMPEMGIRNLLGTAVPDPSAANGIPRAELYLVLPLPGEHHARAIDAGAKELSPLLKRSWGHVAAYSLDLDGHVLVFATSEI; the protein is encoded by the coding sequence ATGAGCGCCGCATCGCATTTCATTCTGTATGTGGCCGACCAGGAGCGGAGCACCGCCTTCTATGCGAAGGTGCTGGGCCTCAAGCCGCGGCTTCACGTGCCCGGCATGACTGAGTTCGAACTTCCCGGCGGCGGCATTCTGGGGCTGATGCCGGAGATGGGCATTCGAAATCTGCTCGGCACCGCGGTGCCTGACCCAAGCGCGGCCAACGGAATTCCCCGGGCCGAACTCTATCTTGTGCTGCCGTTGCCCGGTGAACACCATGCGCGGGCGATCGATGCCGGCGCCAAGGAACTGAGCCCGCTGCTCAAGCGAAGCTGGGGCCACGTCGCGGCGTACTCGCTCGACCTGGACGGCCATGTGCTGGTGTTCGCAACAAGTGAAATTTAG
- a CDS encoding EamA family transporter translates to MTIPATWFYWALLSAVFAALTAIFAKVGVQNVDSDLATLVRTAIVIVVLAAFVWAAGKWSNPFELSRKTWIFLTLSGLATGASWVCYFRALKVGEASKVAPVDKLSLVLVAIFAFTFLGERPSLRDWTGIGMVAAGVLLLALKK, encoded by the coding sequence ATGACCATCCCCGCCACCTGGTTCTACTGGGCGCTGCTGTCCGCGGTCTTCGCGGCGCTGACCGCCATCTTCGCCAAGGTGGGAGTGCAGAACGTGGACTCGGATCTGGCCACGCTGGTGCGCACGGCGATCGTGATCGTGGTGCTCGCGGCCTTTGTCTGGGCGGCCGGCAAGTGGAGCAACCCCTTCGAGCTTTCGCGGAAAACCTGGATCTTCCTCACGCTCTCGGGCCTGGCCACGGGTGCCTCGTGGGTCTGCTACTTCCGGGCACTGAAAGTCGGCGAAGCGTCCAAGGTGGCGCCGGTGGACAAACTGAGCCTGGTGCTGGTTGCGATCTTCGCCTTCACATTCCTGGGCGAACGTCCGTCGCTCCGCGACTGGACCGGCATCGGCATGGTCGCGGCCGGCGTCTTGCTGCTGGCCCTCAAGAAATAA
- a CDS encoding DUF6159 family protein, translating to MGRFKRSAELFKQAWIVLKSDPELVIFPILSFLATAAVMASFAIPILMSEELRHAFTQLVQSRSSHSHNGVTTISPSADAPTNQIVAYALMFSFYLVTSFVTIFFNAALLGAADRKFRGETGGLGAGIQVAMSRLPQIAAWTLVSAVVGTILRAIEQRVGIIGKIVVGFIGLAWAVGTYFAVPALVIEGVGPIDAIKRSASAIKRTWGEGLILAVGFGLVGFAITMFTISIIGIGVVAGILSESVVLGVAIGLIGLLSLFAWSLIASTLRSIVQMALYRYAIDGSVPTGFKSESLQLAFAPKKG from the coding sequence ATGGGACGATTCAAGCGATCGGCGGAACTTTTCAAGCAGGCGTGGATTGTCCTGAAGTCCGATCCCGAACTGGTGATCTTTCCGATCCTGAGCTTCCTGGCCACCGCGGCGGTGATGGCCAGTTTCGCGATTCCAATCCTGATGAGCGAGGAGCTGCGGCATGCGTTCACGCAGTTGGTGCAGTCGAGATCCTCCCACAGCCACAACGGAGTGACGACCATCAGCCCCTCCGCGGACGCCCCCACCAACCAAATCGTCGCCTACGCACTGATGTTCTCGTTCTATCTGGTCACGAGCTTTGTCACGATCTTCTTCAACGCGGCACTGCTGGGCGCGGCCGACCGAAAATTCCGCGGCGAAACGGGCGGGCTGGGCGCCGGCATCCAGGTGGCCATGAGCCGCCTGCCGCAGATCGCCGCCTGGACGCTGGTCAGCGCGGTCGTGGGAACGATCCTGCGGGCCATCGAGCAGCGCGTGGGCATCATCGGCAAGATCGTGGTGGGCTTCATCGGTCTCGCGTGGGCCGTGGGCACCTACTTCGCAGTGCCGGCCCTGGTCATCGAGGGCGTCGGCCCGATTGACGCCATCAAGCGCTCGGCCTCGGCGATCAAGCGGACCTGGGGCGAGGGGCTGATCCTGGCGGTCGGCTTCGGACTGGTTGGATTCGCGATCACGATGTTCACGATCAGCATCATCGGCATCGGTGTGGTCGCGGGCATTCTGAGCGAGTCGGTGGTGCTGGGCGTGGCGATCGGACTGATCGGACTCCTCAGCTTGTTCGCGTGGTCGCTGATCGCCTCCACGCTGCGATCGATTGTGCAGATGGCCCTCTACCGCTACGCGATCGACGGATCCGTGCCCACCGGCTTCAAGTCGGAGTCCCTGCAGTTGGCGTTCGCGCCGAAGAAGGGCTGA
- a CDS encoding isoprenylcysteine carboxylmethyltransferase family protein, translating to MVSIIGLLLMVGGLAGLILTDSILTSNPVAIACQALAVALMIWARITFGSRSFHAAANPTAGGLVTTGPYGLIRHPIYTAVCLFGVACVLSHWSPQSAAFGALLLAGSFARMLCEETLLVKTYPEYIEYMKKVKRMVPHVF from the coding sequence GTGGTTTCCATCATCGGACTTCTGCTGATGGTTGGGGGGCTCGCGGGCCTGATCCTGACCGACTCCATCTTGACTTCCAATCCGGTGGCCATCGCCTGCCAGGCGCTCGCCGTGGCCCTGATGATCTGGGCGCGAATCACTTTTGGCAGCCGCAGTTTCCACGCGGCGGCAAATCCGACGGCGGGCGGATTGGTGACGACCGGCCCGTACGGTCTCATCCGCCATCCGATCTACACCGCAGTCTGCCTCTTCGGCGTTGCCTGCGTGCTCTCGCACTGGTCGCCGCAGAGCGCTGCGTTCGGCGCGCTGCTGCTGGCGGGCAGTTTCGCCCGCATGCTCTGCGAGGAGACCCTGCTGGTGAAGACCTATCCCGAATACATCGAGTACATGAAGAAGGTGAAGCGCATGGTGCCGCATGTCTTCTAG
- a CDS encoding DUF3185 family protein: MNKAISLALLVVGVLLIIWGVAAMESFSSDVSRFFTGSPTDKSVWLMIGGIVAAIVGMFGLRFTPKGA, encoded by the coding sequence ATGAACAAAGCCATATCCCTCGCACTGCTGGTCGTCGGCGTCCTCTTGATCATCTGGGGCGTTGCCGCCATGGAATCATTCAGCTCCGACGTCTCGAGATTTTTCACGGGTTCCCCAACCGACAAATCCGTCTGGTTGATGATCGGCGGCATTGTCGCTGCGATCGTGGGAATGTTCGGCCTGCGCTTCACTCCCAAGGGCGCCTGA
- a CDS encoding AAA family ATPase produces MDPVSNPFSPGAGIPPPVLAGRDDMRETVRVVLERLRRGLQTKSIMMIGLRGVGKTVLLDQMRDDAEATGIQAVCFEAPDTRSLPAIFAPQLRHLLLRLSRNEQAKTHAQNALKGLSSFARALKDKFKDIEVGYDFEPELGPTYNGDLEHDLEMLLEASGTAAQKAGTVLAMFVDEMQFVESDELAALVVALHRISHKKLPVVLVGAGLPQLRERMNQATQIADRLFDYPEIKPLTRLDLDLAIGKPALDQKVKVNKDALDLIFERTSGFPYFVQEWAKHAWEEAEKSPITRENVEASAEIVIAALDKNYFQLRFYRLTPAEKKYLRATAALGAGPHRSGDIARELGREVTALSPTRNKLIAKGMIWSPSHGDTAFTVPQFDQFMRRIMPGDDWLQDELKAATT; encoded by the coding sequence ATGGACCCAGTCTCAAATCCGTTCTCGCCAGGGGCCGGTATCCCTCCGCCCGTTCTTGCCGGCCGAGACGACATGCGTGAAACGGTTCGCGTGGTTCTTGAGAGGCTTCGCCGCGGTCTGCAAACCAAGAGCATCATGATGATCGGCCTGCGCGGCGTGGGCAAGACCGTGCTGCTCGACCAGATGCGCGACGACGCCGAGGCCACGGGCATCCAGGCCGTCTGCTTCGAAGCCCCCGACACACGCTCGCTTCCCGCGATCTTTGCCCCGCAGCTCCGCCATCTGCTGCTTCGACTTTCCCGCAACGAGCAGGCGAAGACCCACGCCCAGAACGCACTGAAGGGGCTCTCCAGTTTTGCCCGCGCGCTGAAGGACAAATTCAAGGACATCGAGGTCGGCTACGACTTTGAACCGGAGCTTGGCCCCACCTACAACGGCGACCTGGAGCACGATCTGGAGATGCTGCTGGAAGCCTCCGGAACCGCGGCGCAGAAAGCCGGCACGGTGCTGGCCATGTTCGTCGACGAGATGCAATTCGTGGAGTCGGACGAACTTGCCGCGCTCGTCGTCGCGCTGCACCGCATCTCGCATAAAAAACTTCCGGTGGTCCTGGTGGGCGCGGGTCTTCCGCAACTGCGCGAGCGGATGAACCAGGCGACGCAGATCGCCGACCGCCTCTTTGACTATCCGGAAATCAAGCCGCTCACCCGGCTGGATCTGGACCTTGCCATCGGCAAGCCGGCGCTGGACCAGAAGGTCAAGGTGAACAAGGACGCGCTCGACCTGATTTTCGAGCGGACGAGCGGCTTTCCCTATTTTGTGCAGGAGTGGGCCAAGCATGCGTGGGAGGAGGCGGAGAAGTCGCCCATCACCCGCGAAAACGTAGAGGCCTCAGCCGAGATCGTCATCGCCGCACTGGACAAGAACTACTTCCAGCTTCGCTTCTACCGCCTGACTCCAGCGGAGAAGAAGTACCTGCGGGCGACCGCTGCGCTGGGTGCAGGTCCGCACCGTTCGGGTGACATCGCCAGAGAGCTCGGGCGCGAGGTGACCGCACTCAGCCCGACGCGAAACAAGCTGATCGCCAAGGGCATGATCTGGAGCCCGAGTCACGGTGACACCGCGTTCACCGTGCCGCAGTTCGACCAGTTCATGCGGCGCATCATGCCCGGCGACGACTGGCTGCAGGACGAACTCAAGGCGGCGACAACCTAA
- a CDS encoding GNAT family N-acetyltransferase → MPVIRTICETDSIDELTELLHRAYARLGDMGLNYTAVNQTPEVTRDRIRNATCFVAVDGSKLVGTIAVHHTSTDTSEAYYATPGVAAAHQFAVDPALQGEGIGRLLLQRAEQWAVQHGYRELAIDTAEQATHLIELYTRLGYRHVGHVQWSGKVYRSVILSKALNAAPSSRINP, encoded by the coding sequence ATGCCGGTCATCCGCACCATTTGCGAAACGGATTCGATCGACGAGCTCACGGAGTTGCTGCACCGCGCCTACGCGCGGCTGGGCGACATGGGACTGAACTACACCGCCGTGAACCAGACCCCCGAGGTCACCCGCGACCGCATCCGCAACGCGACGTGCTTTGTCGCGGTCGACGGCTCCAAGCTGGTCGGAACCATCGCAGTGCACCACACGAGCACCGACACATCGGAGGCGTACTACGCCACTCCCGGCGTCGCGGCGGCTCATCAGTTCGCAGTCGATCCCGCCCTGCAAGGCGAGGGCATCGGCCGTCTGCTTCTGCAGCGCGCTGAACAATGGGCAGTGCAGCATGGCTATCGCGAGCTGGCCATCGACACCGCCGAGCAGGCAACGCATCTCATTGAGCTCTACACTCGACTCGGCTACCGGCATGTGGGCCACGTGCAATGGTCGGGCAAGGTGTACCGAAGCGTGATTCTGAGCAAGGCGTTGAACGCCGCCCCTTCTTCGAGGATCAATCCATGA